A genomic segment from Hypomesus transpacificus isolate Combined female chromosome 13, fHypTra1, whole genome shotgun sequence encodes:
- the LOC124475215 gene encoding myoferlin-like isoform X2, with translation MLRVVVESAKGLPKKKIGSPDPVASVVFKDEKKKTKTINNELNPVWNEVLEFDLKGSALDSSSYIDVIVKDFETLGKDKLLGSTKVSLRDLATGQVKSLPSKNLPLINEKGQDIGATIDLVIGYDPPAGAVPNPNNSQDGTTAGDAGGGDEEENVDLADGGQPGSSGGGSSPGLPGNATQAMVRRARNRSRPLSNKPQDFQIRIRIIEGRQFPGNNIQPVIKVNVCGQTHRTRIKRGNNPYFDEIFFYNINMLPSELFDQQISIRVYDSFSLRADSLMGEFKLDVGYVYDEPAHSVMRKWLLLSDPDDSSSGAKGYLKVSLFIVGTGDEPPAEKRESNDDQDDIESNLLLPAGVTLRWITLALKVFRAEDIPQMDDAFIQSVKEIFGRDSDKKNLVDPFLEARFAGKKLCTQVIEKNANPEWNQLLNLQVKFPSMCECIKLTVFDWDRLTRNDAIGTTYLNLAKIASSGGEIEDEHAGYGANNEYKGKTGESEVGFLPAFGPSYVNLYGSPREFSGLPDPYEDLNFGKGEGVAYRGRVLVELTTKLEGKPDKPVDSISSDDILVVQKYQRRRKFCLCAVFHSASMLQEPGEPIQFEVSIGNYGNKLDTTCKPLASTTQYSCAVFDGNHYYYLPWADTKPVVVVTSFWEDISHRLDAVNIILHIADRLQSNISAMKTAMLAKMPDTQLAEIWLKLVSQLIDDMESVHMPELEGKPNLTALDLQIKKLRDSAMATILDGARCMREEAVEIRDTLGDIEAWLEKLSQLADEPQNSMPDVIVWMLRGEKRVAYSRVPAHQLLYSTHSQEACGQHCGRTQTILMKYPMDKNKGLKVPVQVRVNMWLGLSAHEKKFNAYSEGTFSVFAELYENQAEMFGKWGTTALVGRYKFSDVTGKLKLKQEFFMPPPGWEWEGDWFIDPEKGLLTEADAGHTEFLDEVYQNETRFPGGDWKPAAEPYTDVNGEKTQSPGEIECPAGWTLQDEWTVDDNRAVDEKGWEYGVTIPPDNKPKSWVPAEKVYHVHRRRRLVRPRSRTAGPPGGSPTERRIQGDPEGWEFSSLIGWKFHRKQRSSDTFRRRRWRRKMAPANTLGAAAIFKLEGALGIDTDEKGQKTDATKLFGANTPTVSCSFDRSYRYHLRVYVYQAKNLVAMDKDSFSDPYAHVSFLHVSQSTEKLSATLNPTWDQTLLFHDVEIHGDPDTIAQNPPKVVLELYDNDQVGKDELLGRTVCAPLVKLNAGMDQVPKLLWQPVMQRGQPAGDVLVAAELILKDKGNETELPLVPPRRGENLYMVPQGIRPVVQLTAIEILAWGLRNMKTYQLATVCSPSLVVECGGERVESVVIKNIKKSPNFPGSVLIIKALLPKDEMYTPPIVLKVIDHRPFGRKPVVGQCTISNLSDFRCDPYVARAEVAMSSKMALMMAAPPRDVSIHMGDRGPLLEDQEKELVDWWSKLYASIGEQEKCGPYLEKGYDTLKVYDCELEQVPEFQGLTDFCSTFKLHRGKNEDGVDDPTVVGEFKGSFKLYPLSDDPGIAPPPRQFRELPDSGPQECLVRIYIIRGIDLQPKDNNGMCDPYIKIALGKRSVDDRDNYLPNNTNPVFGKMFELSCFLPQDKDLKISVYDYDLLTRDEKVGETVIDLENRFLSRFGSYCGLPQTYCLTGINQWRDQMKPSQILQNLARLKGIPPPRTEDNGNTLKFHGQEYRLEEFEANKKIHQHLGPPNERICLHVLKKQTLVPEHVESRTLYSSFQPTLSQGKLQMWVDIFPKSLGPPGPPFDIFPRKAKKYFLRAIIWNTTEVILDETSITGENMSDIYVKGWMPGMEEDKQKTDVHYRSLDGDGNFNWRFVFEFEYLPAEQLCLVSKKEHFWSLDKTEFRTPPKLIVQIWDNDKFSLDDYLGTVELDLRNLVPPAKMPAKCSLEMMDGKQGVQSKTDLSASLFAQHSVRGWWPCFIEQDGKKVIGGKVEMTLEIISEKDVDEKPAGKGRDEPNMNPKLDFPKRPDTSFFWFTNPCKTMKFIVWRRFKWIFIGLIILIIVLLFLAILLYSLPNYISMKIVKPFQ, from the exons ATGTTGCGTGTTGTGGTAGAATCCGCCAAAGGTTTACCAAAAAAGAAGATCGGGAGTCCTGATCCTGTCGCATCTGTTGTTTTTAAAG atgaaaaaaagaaaaccaaaACAATAAACAATGAATTAAACCCAGTCTGGAATGAG GTGCTTGAGTTTGACTTGAAAGGTTCTGCGCTTGACTCGTCATCCTACATCGATGTGATTGTGAAAGACTTTGAGACTCTAGGGAAAGACAA GCTACTGGGGTCTACGAAAGTCTCTCTGAGAGACCTAGCCACTGGCCAGGTCAAATCCCTCCCATCCAAAAATCTTCCCCTCATCAATGAAAAGGGGCAGGACATTGGA GCTACAATCGACCTTGTGATTGGGTACGATCCGCCAGCCGGTGCTGTTCCCAATCCTAACAACTCACAGGATGGGACCACAGCAGGGGATGCTG GgggtggagatgaggaggagaatgtGGACCTGGCTGATGGGGGCCAGCCTGGCTCCTCAGGTGGGGGTTCCTCCCCAGGCCTACCAGGCAACGCCACCCAGGCCATGGTCAGGAGGGCCAGGAACCGTAGCAGACCGCTATCCAACAAACCCCAGGACTTCCAG ATCCGAATCAGGATCATAGAAGGCCGCCAGTTTCCCGGAAACAACATCCAGCCTGTGATCAAGGTCAACGTGTGTGGACAGACCCACCGGACACGGATCAAGAGGGGCAACAACCCATACTTTGATGAG ATATTCTTCTACAACATCAACATGTTGCCCTCAGAGCTTTTCGACCAGCAAATCAGCATCCGG GTCTACGACTCTTTTTCTCTGAGAGCTGACAGTCTGATGGGAGAGTTCAAG CTGGATGTGGGCTATGTCTATGATGAGCCAG CCCACTCTGTCATGAGGAAATGGCTTCTGCTCAGCGACCCAGATGACTCTAGTTCTGGGGCGAAGGGTTATCTGAAAGTCAGCCTGTTCATTGTGGGGACAGGGGATGAGCCTCCG gcAGAGAAGAGGGAGTCCAACGATGACCAGGATGACATAGAAAgtaacctcctcctccctgcagggGTCACCTTGCGGTGGATCACCCTGGCTCTCAAGGTGTTCAGAGCTGAGGACATCCCCCAGA TGGATGATGCATTTATCCAGTCAGTGAAAGAGATCTTTGGAAGAGACTCAGACAAAAAGAACCTGGTCGACCCTTTCCTTGAGGCCCGCTTTGCTGGTAAAAAG CTGTGTACACAGGTCATCGAGAAGAATGCCAACCCTGAGTGGAACCAGTTACTGAATCTTCAAGTCAAG TTCCCGTCCATGTGTGAATGCATCAAACTAACAGTCTTCGACTG GGATCGTCTTACCAGGAATGATGCTATTGGCACCACTTATCTGAACCTGGCCAAGATTGCCTCTTCTGGAGGAGAAATAGAAG ATGAACATGCAGGATATGGGGCCAATAACGAATATAAAG GAAAGACGGGGGAGTCTGAGGTGGGCTTCCTGCCTGCGTTCGGCCCCTCCTACGTCAACCTTTATGGGAGCCCTCGAGAGTTCAGCGGTCTCCCTGACCCTTATGAGGACCTCAACTTCGGCAAG GGAGAAGGAGTGGCCTATCGGGGAAGGGTCCTGGTTGAACTCACTACTAAACTAGAAGGCAAGCCAGACAAGCCTGTGGACAGCATCTCCAGTGATGACATACTGGTGGTCCAG aaGTACCAGCGGAGAAGGAAGTTCTGTCTGTGTGCCGTGTTCCACAGCGCCAGCATGCTGCAGGAACCGGGAGAGCCAATCCAGTTTGAGGTCAGTATCGGTAACTACGGCAACAAACTGGACACCACCTGCAAACCCCTGGCCTCCACGACCCAGTACAGCTGTGCTGTGTTTGACG GTAACCACTACTACTACCTTCCGTGGGCAGACACTAAgcctgtggtggtggtgacgtCCTTCTGGGAGGACATCAGCCATCGTCTGGACGCTGTCAACATCATCCTGCACATCGCGGACCGCCTG CAATCCAACATCAGTGCGATGAAAACGGCCATGTTGGCTAAGATGCCCGACACTCAACTGGCAGAGATCTGGTTGAAGCTAGTCAGCCAGCTCATTGATGATATGGAGAG TGTTCATATGCCAGAGCTGGAGGGCAAACCCAACCTGACTGCCCTGGACCTCCAGATCAAGAAGCTGAGAGACAGTGCCATGGCAACCATATTGGACGGAGCGAGGTGTATGAGAGAGGAAGCTGTGGAGATCCGAGACACCCTGGGAGACATTGAGGCCTGGCTGGAGAAACTCAGCCAGCTGGCTGATGAG CCTCAGAACAGCATGCCAGACGTGATCGTGTGGatgctgagaggagagaagagggtggCCTACAGCCGTGTCCCTGCTCACCAGCTGCTCTActccacacacagccaggaagCCTGTGGACAGCACTGCGGACGCACACAGACCATCTTGATGAAG TATCCCATGGATAAGAACAAGGGTCTGAAGGTTCCAGTGCAGGTTCGGGTCAACATGTGGCTGGGCCTGTCTGCTCACGAGAAGAAGTTCAATGCTTACTCAGAAGGCACCTTCAGTGTATTCGCTGAACTG TATGAGAACCAGGCGGAGATGTTTGGGAAGTGGGGCACCACGGCCCTGGTGGGACGTTACAAGTTTTCTGATGTGACGGGCAAGCTGAAGCTGAAGCAGGAGTTCTTCATGCCGCCCCCAGgctgggagtgggagggggactGGTTCATAGACCCAGAGAAGGG gcTGTTGACAGAGGCGGATGCCGGACACACAGAGTTCCTGGACGAGGTCTATCAGAATGAGACCCGCTTCCCTGGAGGAGACTGGAAGCCTGCTGCAGAGCCCTACACTGATGTG aatgggGAGAAGACCCAGAGTCCAGGGGAGATTGAGTGCCCAGCAGGCTGGACCTTGCAAGATGAGTGGACTGTAGATGACAACAGAGCCGTTGATGAGAAAG GTTGGGAGTATGGTGTGACCATCCCTCCGGATAACAAGCCCAAGTCCTGGGTTCCTGCTGAGAAGGTCTACCATGTCCACCGCAGGAGGAGGCTGGTCAGGCCCCGGAGCAGGACGGCCGGCCCCCCTGGGGGATCGCCCACGGAG CGACGGATCCAAGGAGACCCAGAGGGCTGGGAGTTCTCATCCCTGATTGGCTGGAAGTTCCACAGGAAGCAGCGCTCATCGGACACGTTCCGTCGCCGGCgttggaggaggaagatggcacCTGCCAACACCCTCGGAGCCGCTGCCATATTTAAACTGGAGGGGGCGCTG gggaTTGACACAGATGAGAAAGGCCAGAAGACTGATGCTACCAAGCTGTTTGGAGCCAACACACCCACTGTGTCCTGCTCTTTCGACA GGTCCTATCGCTATCACTTGAGAGTCTATGTGTACCAGGCCAAGAACCTAGTGGCCATGGACAAAGACAGCTTCTCTG ACCCGTACGCCCACGTGTCCTTCCTGCATGTCAGTCAGTCCACGGAGAAGCTGTCAGCCACGCTGAACCCCACCTGGGACCAGACCCTCCTCTTCCACGACGTGGAGATCCACGGCGACCCCGACACCATCGCCCAGAACCCCCCCAAGGTGGTCCTCGAGCTGTACGACAACGACCAAGTG GGTAAGGATGAACTGCTgggcaggactgtgtgtgcCCCGCTGGTGAAGTTGAATGCGGGCATGGATCAGGTACCCAAGCTGCTGTGGCAGCCCGTCATGCAGAGAGGCCAGCCAGCAGGGGATGTTCTGGTGGCAGCTGAACTCATACTGAAGGACAAG GGGAATGAGACGGAGCTTCCCCTGGTTCCtcccaggagaggggagaaccTCTACATGGTTCCTCAGGGCATCCGGCCGGTGGTGCAGCTCACCGCTATCGAG ATCCTGGCGTGGGGTCTGCGTAACATGAAGACGTACCAGCTGGCCACGGTGTGCTCTCCCAGCCTGGTGGTGGAGTGTGGGGGCGAGAGGGTGGAGTCTGTCGTCATCAAGAACATCAAGAAGAGCCCCAACTTCCCAGGATCTGTCCTTATCATCAAAGCG CTCCTTCCTAAAGATGAGATGTACACTCCTCCCATCGTGCTGAAGGTGATCGACCACCGTCCTTTCGGCAGGAAGCCGGTGGTGGGACAGTGTACCATCAGCAACCTGTCCGACTTCCGCTGTGACCCCTATGTCGCCAGGGCTGAGGTCGCCATGTCATCCAAAA tggctCTGATGATGGCTGCCCCACCCAGAGATGTCTCCATTCACATGGGTGACAGGGGACCCCTGCTGGAGGATCAG GAGAAGGAGCTGGTCGACTGGTGGAGCAAATTATACGCCTCCAtaggagagcaagagaaatgTGGTCCCTACCTGGAGAAAGGCTACGACACCTTGAAG GTGTATGACTGTGAGCTGGAGCAGGTCCCAGAGTTCCAAGGGCTGACAGACTTCTGCAGCACCTTCAAGCTGCACAGAGGCAAGAACGAGGATGGAGTGGACGACCCCACCGTGGTCGGAGAATTCAAG GGTTCGTTTAAGTTGTACCCACTGTCAGACGACCCTGGcatagctcctcctcctcgccagtTCCGTGAGCTGCCAGACAGCGGGCCGCAGGAGTGCCTGGTCAGGATCTACATCATCAGGGGCATCGACCTGCAGCCTAAAGACAACAACGGcatg TGTGATCCGTACATCAAGATCGCATTAGGAAAGAGGAGCGTTGATGACAGAGATAACTACCTACCCAACAACACCAACCCTGTGTTCGGAAA GATGTTCGAGCTGAGCTGCTTCCTGCCTCAAGACAAGGACCTGAAGATCTCTGTGTACGACTACGATCTGCTGACTCGTGATGAGAAGGTCGGCGAGACGGTGATCGACCTGGAGAATCGATTCCTTTCTCGTTTCGGTTCCTACTGTGGTCTGCCGCAGACCTACTGCCT GACAGGGATCAACCAATGGCGTGACCAGATGAAGCCATCTCAAATCCTCCAGAACCTGGCTCGTCTCAAGGGAATCCCCCCTCCCAGGACGGAGGACAATGGAAACACTCTGAAGTTCCACGGCCAGGAGTACCGCCTGGAAGAGTTTG AGGCTAACAAGAAGATCCACCAGCACCTGGGCCCACCTAATGAGAGGATCTGTCTGCACGTACTCAAGAAACAGACTCTGGTACCAGAGCATGTGGAGAGCAGAACACTTTACAGCAGCTTCCAGCCTACTCTCTCTCAG GGAAAACTCCAAATGTGGGTGGACATTTTCCCCAAAAGTCTGGGTCCTCCTGGGCCTCCTTTCGACATATTTCCACGCAAGGCGAAAAA ATATTTCCTTCGAGCCATTATCTGGAACACAACAGAAGTGATCTTGGATGAGACCAGCATCACTGGCGAGAACATGAGTGACATCTATGTTAAAGG CTGGATGCCAGGCATGGAGGAGGACAAGCAGAAGACAGACGTTCACTACAGGTCTCTAGATGGAGACGGGAACTTTAACTGGAGGTTTGTTTTTGAGTTCGAGTACCTGCCTGCTGAGCAGCTGTGTCTGGTCTCCAAGAAG GAGCACTTCTGGAGTCTTGACAAAACTGAGTTCCGTACCCCCCCAAAGTTGATTGTTCAAATATGGGACAACGATAAGTTCTCATTAGATGATTACCTAG GCACGGTGGAGCTGGACCTGCGGAACCTGGTGCCACCCGCCAAGATGCCAGCAAAGTGCTCTCTGGAAATGATGGATGGGAAACAAGGGGTGCAGTCCAAGACTGATCTGTCCGCCTCACTGTTCGCCCAGCACTCTGTCAGGGGCTGGTGGCCCTGCTTCATAGAGCAGGATGGCAAGAAGGTCATAGGA gggaaggTAGAGATGACTCTTGAGATCATCAGTGAGAAGGACGTGGATGAGAAACCTGCTGGAAAGGGGAGAGATGAACCCAACATGAACCCCAAGCTGGACTTTCCCAA GCGACCAGACACTTCATTCTTCTGGTTCACCAACCCCTGTAAGACCATGAAGTTCATTGTGTGGCGCAGGTTCAAGTGGATCTTCATTGGTCTGATCATACTGATCATAGTGCTGCTCTTCCTTGCTATCTTGCTCTACTCACTGCCG AACTACATATCAATGAAGATTGTGAAGCCATTCCAGTGA